Proteins encoded together in one Lathyrus oleraceus cultivar Zhongwan6 chromosome 5, CAAS_Psat_ZW6_1.0, whole genome shotgun sequence window:
- the LOC127079011 gene encoding uncharacterized protein LOC127079011 → MSRPPVPLIESPKASTPPPKQPTPPPSEQPQNPPPEQPTTPPSKTPFAPPSEHLIFPTSQPLVDITQTPPESSSPNSEPKPTFPTLEEAISLFAESSVENIRSLSKNCGISDDPSTIRIHWNRVIRWMTSEAFKLKSLSEQVRNNFIKEVGERLQAQLVREAAKKDKREGEEKAHLEEEQQVREAAEKVVAEAEAKAKVDAEETARIVAEEAAKASTNVVVQGEQSNSGFAPLVLNTLEELQKEQQIMQARLDHQDSVNNNI, encoded by the exons ATGTCAAGACCTCCGGTCCCTCTTATCGAATCTCCAA AAGCCAGCACTCCACCACCTAAACAACCAACTCCACCACCATCTGAACAACCACAAAATCCACCACCTGAACAACCCACAACACCACCCTCTAAAACTCCATTTGCACCACCTTCTGAACACCTTATTTTCCCTACCTCTCAACCTCTCGTTGACATTACCCAAACCCCACCAGAATCTTCATCCCCCAACTCTGAACCAAAACCTACCTTCCCCACCCTAGAAGAAGCAATCTCTTTATTTGCTGAGTCTTCAGTGGAGAATATCAGATCTCTATCTAAAAATTGTGGTATTAGTGATGATCCCTCTACAATAAGGAttcactggaacagagtgatcaGATGGATGACGTCTGAGGCTTTCAAACTGAAAagcctctctgaacaagtccgcaacAACTTTATCAAAGAAGTTGGAGAAAGACTACAAGCACAACTGGTCAGAGAGGCAGCTAAAAAGGACAAAAGAGAAGGAGAAGAGAAAGCTCATCTGGAAGAAGAGCAACAGGTtagagaagctgcagagaaggttgttgctgaagctgaagcaaaagcaAAAGTTGACGCTGAAGAGACAGCACGCATAGTTGCGGAAGAAGCTGCAAAGGCTAGCACTAATGTTGTGGTTCAAGGGGAGCAATCAAACTCTGGCTTCGCTCCTCTGGTCCTGAATACTTTGGAAGAACTGCAAAAGGAGCAACAGATAATGCAAGCAAGATTGGATCACCAGGACTCCGTTAACAATAATATTTAG
- the LOC127079013 gene encoding uncharacterized protein LOC127079013 produces the protein MGKYKVTILLFGVFFALCSMLELQVEARTSSSLDKEIEAKLKLLNKPAVKSIKSEDGDIIDCVNIYKQPAFDHPVLKNHTIKPIPSFLLDYEPSSVRGTPNASSQVFQLWQKSGSCPKDTVPIRRIQKKDLLRAYSLERFGRKPPYVHSTTNNTNPNFTNLGVTDDYINLQNRSNAYLSTYGYNFIGASASINIWNPNVEKKGDFTTAQIWLKANNGDNFESVEAGWMVHPELYGDFNSRLFAAWTRDSYHTTGCFDVTCAGFVHVGSSTALGATVGPYSSQFNQQYEIAIGIYWDEDGNWWLNIKNGTVIGYWPAELLGNLRHSATVVQWGGQVYSDKVKKAPPHTSTQMGSGDSADGRFGFACYMSNVRIKDYSGFHKYPEFVNTNADEPYCYNAINDVEYGKFPVFYFGGLGRKPPYCP, from the exons ATGGGGAAATACAAGgttacaattttgttgtttggAGTGTTTTTCGCCTTGTGTTCTATGCTAGAACTACAAGTTGAAGCAAGAACATCATCATCTTTAGATAAAGAAATAGAAGCCAAATTGAAGCTTCTAAACAAACCTGCAGTGAAATCCATCAAG aGTGAAGATGGAGACATTATCGACTGCGTTAACATCTACAAACAACCTGCTTTTGATCATCCCGTCCTAAAAAATCACACTATCAAA CCGATACCGAGTTTTCTTCTTGATTACGAACCTTCAAGCGTGAGAGGTACTCCCAACGCAAGCTCTCAAGTGTTTCAGCTATGGCAGAAAAGCGGAAGTTGTCCAAAAGATACCGTCCCTATTCGTAGAATTCAAAAGAAGGACTTGTTGAGAGCTTATTCACTTGAACGCTTTGGACGAAAACCACCATATGTCCATTCCACCACGAACAATACAAACCCTAATTTCACCAACCTCGGTGTTACTGATGATTACATTAATCTGCAAAATCGTTCG AATGCGTATCTTTCAACATATGGATACAATTTTATAGGTGCAAGTGCAAGTATTAACATATGGAATCCAAATGTTGAGAAAAAAGGAGATTTTACTACTGCTCAAATATGGCTTAAAGCTAACAATGGTGATAATTTTGAAAGCGTTGAAGCAGGCTGGATG GTTCATCCCGAGTTGTATGGTGACTTCAACTCTCGATTGTTTGCAGCCTGGACG AGAGATTCATACCATACAACAGGCTGCTTTGATGTTACATGTGCTGGATTTGTGCATGTAGGCTCAAGTACAGCGCTTGGTGCTACTGTTGGACCTTATTCATCTCAGTTTAACCAACAATATGAAATCGCCATTGGAATATATTGG GATGAGGATGGGAACTGGTGGCTTAATATAAAGAATGGCACAGTTATAGGTTATTGGCCAGCAGAGTTATTAGGTAACTTAAGACATAGTGCAACAGTTGTTCAATGGGGTGGACAAGTGTATAGTGATAAGGTAAAGAAAGCACCTCCTCACACTTCAACACAGATGGGAAGTGGAGATTCAGCAGATGGTAGATTTGGGTTTGCATGCTACATGAGTAATGTGAGAATTAAGGATTATTCAGGTTTTCATAAGTATCCAGAATTTGTAAACACAAATGCTGATGAACCTTACTGCTACAATGCCATCAATGATGTTGAATATGGAAAATTCCCTGTATTCTATTTTGGAGGGTTAGGAAGAAAACCTCCTTATTGTCCTTGA